Proteins from a genomic interval of Helicobacter pylori Shi112:
- the eptA gene encoding phosphoethanolamine--lipid A transferase EptA, with protein sequence MTPLFHLKFLKPLSCLQAGLLYSLIFGVLYHFPLFAYVYKESNQVSFIAMIVVVLFCVNGTLFLTLGLISIHLMRLSAIVFSLLNSIAFYFISAYGVFLNKSMMGNVLNTNTHELLGFLSVKLFIVIVVFGVLPGYVIYKIPLKNSSKKAPFLAILALVFIFIASALMNAKNWLWFDKHAKFIGGLILPFAYSVNAFRVSALKFFAPTIKPLPLFSPNRSHSFVVLVIGESARKHNYALYGYKKPTTPKLSKRLADNELTLFDAISCATYTTASLECILDSSFKNSLNAYENLPTYLTKAGIKVFWYSANDGEKNVKVTSYLKNYELIQKCPNCEAIAPYDESLLYNLPDLLKEHSNENVLLILHLAGSHGPNYDNKVPLNFRVFKPYCSSADLSSCSKESLINAYDNTIFYNDYLLDKIISMLKNAKQPALMIYLSDHGESLGEGAYYLHGIPKSIAPKEQYEIPFIVYANEPFKEKHSIIQTQTPINQNVVFHSILGVFEDFKNPSAVYRPSLDLLKHKKE encoded by the coding sequence TTGACACCATTATTCCATTTGAAGTTTTTAAAGCCCTTAAGTTGTCTGCAAGCCGGTTTGCTTTATAGCCTTATTTTTGGCGTTTTATACCATTTCCCTTTGTTCGCTTATGTTTATAAAGAAAGCAACCAGGTTAGTTTTATAGCCATGATTGTTGTTGTGCTTTTTTGCGTTAATGGCACTCTTTTTTTAACATTAGGCTTGATCTCTATCCATTTGATGCGCCTAAGCGCGATTGTTTTTAGCTTGCTCAATTCCATCGCTTTTTATTTCATTAGCGCTTATGGGGTGTTTTTAAATAAAAGCATGATGGGTAATGTCTTAAACACCAATACGCATGAGCTTTTAGGCTTTTTGAGCGTTAAATTATTCATTGTTATCGTTGTTTTTGGGGTGTTGCCTGGCTATGTCATCTATAAAATCCCCCTTAAAAATTCTTCTAAAAAAGCGCCCTTTTTAGCGATCTTGGCGCTAGTGTTTATCTTTATCGCTAGCGCTTTAATGAACGCTAAAAATTGGCTGTGGTTTGACAAGCATGCGAAATTCATAGGGGGCTTAATTTTGCCCTTCGCTTATAGCGTGAACGCTTTTAGGGTGAGCGCTCTTAAATTTTTCGCCCCCACTATCAAACCGCTCCCTCTTTTTTCGCCCAATCGTTCTCATTCGTTTGTGGTGCTAGTCATTGGCGAAAGCGCTAGGAAGCATAATTACGCCCTTTATGGCTATAAAAAACCCACCACCCCAAAATTAAGCAAGCGTTTAGCCGATAACGAACTCACTCTTTTTGACGCCATTTCTTGCGCCACTTACACGACCGCGAGTTTGGAATGCATTTTAGATTCTTCTTTTAAAAACAGCTTGAACGCTTATGAAAATTTACCGACTTACTTGACTAAAGCCGGTATCAAAGTCTTTTGGTATAGTGCGAATGACGGCGAAAAGAATGTTAAGGTTACAAGCTATCTTAAAAACTATGAATTGATTCAAAAATGCCCCAATTGTGAAGCGATCGCTCCTTATGATGAATCCTTACTCTATAATTTGCCTGACCTTTTAAAAGAACACTCTAATGAAAATGTCTTACTCATCTTACACCTTGCAGGCTCGCATGGCCCCAACTATGACAATAAAGTGCCTTTAAATTTTAGGGTGTTTAAACCCTATTGCTCAAGCGCTGATTTGTCTTCTTGCTCCAAAGAAAGCCTGATTAACGCCTATGACAACACCATTTTTTACAACGACTATCTGTTAGACAAGATCATTAGCATGCTCAAAAATGCCAAACAGCCCGCCTTAATGATCTATTTGAGCGATCATGGCGAAAGTTTGGGCGAAGGAGCGTATTATTTGCATGGCATTCCTAAAAGCATCGCCCCCAAAGAACAATACGAGATCCCCTTTATCGTTTATGCTAATGAGCCTTTCAAAGAGAAGCATTCCATCATTCAGACCCAAACCCCAATCAATCAAAATGTTGTTTTCCATAGCATTTTAGGGGTGTTTGAAGATTTTAAAAACCCTAGCGCTGTTTATCGCCCTTCTTTAGACCTGCTTAAACACAAAAAAGAGTAA
- the lpxE gene encoding lipid A 1-phosphatase LpxE produces MPKSFSKTLLALSLGLILLGIFAPFPKVPKHKSVPLVFHFTEHYARFIPTILSVAIPLIQRDAIGLFQVANASIATTLLTHTTKRALNNATINDQRLGERPYGGNFNMPSGHSSMVGLAVAFLMRRYSFKKYWWLLPLVPLTMLARIYLDAHTTGAVLAGLGIGMLCVSLFTSPKKP; encoded by the coding sequence CTGCCTAAAAGCTTTTCTAAAACTTTATTAGCGCTCAGTTTGGGCTTGATTTTATTGGGCATTTTTGCACCTTTCCCTAAAGTCCCTAAACACAAAAGCGTGCCTTTGGTGTTTCATTTCACCGAGCATTACGCGCGCTTTATCCCTACGATTTTATCTGTGGCCATCCCTTTAATTCAAAGAGATGCGATAGGGCTTTTTCAAGTCGCTAACGCCTCTATCGCTACAACTCTTCTCACGCACACCACCAAAAGAGCCTTAAATAATGCAACGATCAATGATCAGCGTTTGGGCGAGCGCCCTTATGGGGGTAATTTCAACATGCCAAGCGGGCATTCGTCTATGGTGGGTTTGGCGGTGGCGTTTTTAATGCGCCGTTATTCTTTTAAAAAATACTGGTGGCTCTTGCCCCTAGTCCCTTTAACCATGCTCGCTCGCATTTATTTAGACGCGCACACCACTGGTGCGGTGTTGGCCGGGCTTGGTATTGGAATGTTGTGCGTAAGCCTTTTTACAAGCCCCAAAAAGCCCTAA
- a CDS encoding DUF1523 family protein: MIKFVRNVVLFILTAIFLALMLLVSYCMPHYSAAVISGVEVKRMNENENTPNNKEVKTLARDVYFVQTYDPKDKKSVTVYRNEDTRFSFPFYFKFNSADISALAQSLVNQQVEVKYYGWRINLFNMFPNVIFLKPLKESADISKPIFSWILYALLLMGFFISVSSVCTLFKSKAH, encoded by the coding sequence TTGATAAAATTTGTGCGTAATGTGGTTTTGTTCATTTTAACGGCGATCTTTTTAGCGCTCATGCTCTTAGTGAGCTATTGCATGCCCCATTATAGCGCGGCTGTCATTAGCGGGGTGGAAGTCAAAAGGATGAATGAAAATGAAAACACGCCCAATAATAAGGAAGTAAAAACGCTTGCTAGAGATGTCTATTTTGTGCAAACTTACGACCCTAAGGATAAAAAAAGCGTAACCGTTTATCGTAACGAAGACACGCGCTTTAGCTTCCCTTTTTATTTTAAGTTTAATTCGGCTGATATTTCAGCCCTCGCTCAAAGTTTAGTCAATCAGCAAGTGGAAGTGAAATACTATGGTTGGCGGATCAATTTGTTTAACATGTTCCCTAATGTGATTTTTTTAAAACCCTTAAAAGAGAGCGCTGACATTTCAAAACCCATTTTTAGCTGGATTTTATACGCTTTGCTGTTAATGGGCTTTTTTATCAGCGTGAGCTCTGTCTGCACTTTATTTAAGAGCAAAGCTCATTAA
- the bioD gene encoding dethiobiotin synthase, producing the protein MLFISATNTNAGKTTCARLLAQYCNACGVRTILLKPIETGVNDTTNHFSDAHLFLQDNRLLDRSLTLKDISFYRYAKASAPLIAQQEENQNAPIDTNDLIQRLQNFTKTYDLVIVEGAGGLCVPITLEENMLDLALKLKAKILVISHDNLGLINDCLLNDFLLKSHQLDYKIAINLRENNAAFHSVSLPYIKLFNERSNNPIVIFQQSLKELMSFALK; encoded by the coding sequence ATGCTCTTTATCAGCGCGACTAACACTAATGCCGGAAAAACCACATGCGCTAGGCTATTAGCCCAATATTGCAACGCTTGTGGCGTTAGAACGATTCTATTAAAGCCCATTGAAACAGGCGTTAATGACACAACCAACCACTTTAGCGATGCGCATTTATTCTTGCAAGATAACCGCCTTTTAGATCGCTCTTTAACCTTAAAAGACATTTCATTCTATCGTTACGCTAAAGCTTCAGCCCCTCTCATCGCCCAACAAGAAGAAAACCAAAACGCCCCTATTGACACGAATGATTTAATCCAACGCCTCCAAAATTTCACCAAAACTTACGATTTAGTCATCGTTGAAGGGGCTGGGGGGTTATGCGTGCCTATCACTTTAGAAGAAAACATGCTAGATCTTGCCCTAAAACTAAAAGCCAAAATACTTGTGATTAGCCATGATAATTTGGGCTTGATTAATGATTGTTTGCTGAATGATTTTTTATTGAAATCCCACCAACTAGACTATAAAATCGCTATCAATTTGAGGGAAAACAACGCCGCTTTTCACAGCGTCAGTTTGCCCTATATTAAGCTTTTTAACGAACGCTCCAATAACCCCATTGTGATTTTCCAACAAAGCCTAAAAGAATTAATGAGCTTTGCTCTTAAATAA
- the icd gene encoding isocitrate dehydrogenase (NADP(+)): protein MAYNPKILQKPKEGEEITIKDNKLHVPNHPIIPFIEGDGIGSDITPAMIKVVDSAVQKAYKGEKKIAWYEVFVGEKCYQKFKDHKELSPEEQWLLPDTIEAINHYKVSIKGPLTTPIGEGFRSLNVALRQKMDLYVCLRPVRWYGSPSPVKEPQKVDMVIFRENSEDIYAGIEWQEGSAEAKKLIHFLQNELKVKKIRFPESSGIGVKPISKEGTERLVRKAIEYAIDNDKPSVTFVHKGNIMKYTEGAFMKWGYALAQKEFNAQVIDKGPWCSLKNPKTGKEIIIKDMIADAFLQQILLRPSEYSVIATMNLNGDYISDALAAMVGGIGIAPGANLNDTVGMFEATHGTAPKYAGLDKVNPGSIILSAEMMLRHMGWVEAADLIVSAMEKAIKGKKVTYDFARLMDGAKEVKCSEFASVMIENM from the coding sequence ATGGCTTACAACCCTAAAATCTTACAAAAGCCTAAAGAGGGTGAAGAAATTACGATTAAAGACAACAAATTGCATGTGCCAAACCACCCCATTATCCCTTTCATTGAGGGCGATGGCATTGGATCTGATATTACCCCGGCGATGATTAAAGTCGTGGATAGCGCGGTTCAAAAGGCTTATAAGGGCGAGAAAAAAATCGCATGGTATGAGGTGTTTGTGGGCGAAAAATGCTATCAAAAATTTAAAGATCATAAAGAATTAAGCCCTGAAGAGCAATGGTTATTACCGGACACTATTGAAGCGATTAATCATTATAAAGTCTCTATTAAAGGGCCTTTGACCACGCCTATTGGTGAGGGGTTTAGATCTTTGAATGTAGCGTTACGCCAAAAAATGGATCTGTATGTGTGCTTGAGACCGGTTAGGTGGTATGGGAGTCCGAGTCCGGTTAAAGAACCACAAAAAGTGGATATGGTGATTTTTAGAGAAAATTCTGAAGACATTTATGCGGGCATTGAATGGCAAGAAGGCAGCGCGGAAGCGAAAAAACTCATCCATTTTTTACAAAATGAACTAAAGGTTAAAAAAATCCGCTTCCCTGAAAGCAGCGGCATAGGGGTGAAACCCATTAGTAAAGAAGGCACAGAGAGGTTGGTTAGGAAAGCGATTGAATACGCTATTGATAACGACAAGCCAAGCGTAACTTTTGTGCATAAAGGTAACATCATGAAATATACTGAGGGGGCGTTCATGAAATGGGGCTATGCGCTCGCTCAAAAAGAATTTAACGCTCAAGTCATTGATAAAGGCCCATGGTGTTCTTTGAAAAACCCTAAAACCGGTAAAGAAATCATCATTAAAGACATGATCGCTGACGCGTTTTTGCAACAAATCCTCTTACGCCCTAGCGAATACAGCGTTATTGCGACCATGAATTTGAACGGGGATTATATCTCTGATGCGTTAGCGGCGATGGTTGGGGGTATTGGTATCGCTCCTGGGGCTAATCTCAATGACACAGTGGGCATGTTTGAAGCCACCCATGGCACCGCTCCTAAATACGCCGGGCTAGACAAAGTCAATCCGGGGTCTATTATTTTGAGCGCGGAAATGATGTTAAGGCATATGGGCTGGGTGGAAGCGGCTGATTTGATCGTTTCTGCGATGGAAAAAGCGATTAAGGGCAAGAAAGTCACTTATGATTTCGCTCGTTTAATGGATGGGGCTAAAGAAGTGAAATGCTCTGAATTTGCTAGCGTGATGATTGAAAACATGTGA
- the nspC gene encoding carboxynorspermidine decarboxylase, translated as MKKYSAIPTPCYVLESERLEKNAKILEIVRQQSGAKVLLALKGYAFWREFGILRQKLNGCCASGLYEAKLAFEEFGGRESRKEICVYSPAFKEAEMSAILPLATSIIFNSFYQYATYKDRILDKNKQLENLGLSPIKMGLRINPLYSEVTPAIYNPCSKVSRLGVTPSEFEKGVKEHGLEGVSGLHFHTHCEQNADALCRTLEHVERHFKPYLENMEWVNFGGGHHITRSDYDVNLLIQTIKDFKERYHDIEVVLEPGEAIGWQCGFLIASVIDIVKNDQEIAILDASFSAHMPDCLEMPYRPSILKVSVENDEELVEVEKGENQGAFSYFLGGPTCLAGDFMGSFSFETPLKRGDKIVFQDMLHYTIVKNNSFNGVPLPSLARLDQQGFKILKNFSYEDYKNRN; from the coding sequence ATGAAAAAATACAGCGCTATCCCCACCCCTTGCTATGTGTTAGAGAGCGAACGCTTAGAAAAAAACGCCAAGATTTTAGAAATCGTGCGCCAACAAAGCGGGGCAAAGGTCTTGCTCGCTTTAAAGGGGTATGCGTTTTGGCGTGAGTTTGGGATTTTAAGGCAAAAATTGAACGGGTGTTGCGCGAGCGGTCTTTATGAGGCTAAGCTCGCTTTTGAAGAATTTGGGGGGCGAGAGAGCCGGAAGGAAATTTGCGTTTATAGCCCGGCTTTCAAAGAGGCTGAAATGAGCGCGATCTTACCCCTAGCGACAAGCATTATTTTTAACTCTTTTTACCAATACGCTACCTATAAAGACAGGATTTTAGATAAAAACAAACAATTAGAAAACTTGGGCTTAAGCCCCATTAAAATGGGTTTGAGGATCAACCCTCTTTATAGCGAAGTAACCCCAGCCATTTATAACCCATGCTCTAAAGTGAGCCGGTTAGGGGTTACGCCTAGCGAGTTTGAAAAGGGGGTTAAAGAGCATGGGTTAGAGGGGGTGAGCGGGCTGCATTTTCATACGCATTGCGAGCAAAACGCTGACGCTTTGTGCCGGACTTTAGAGCATGTGGAAAGGCATTTCAAGCCTTATTTAGAAAATATGGAGTGGGTGAATTTTGGTGGGGGGCATCACATCACTAGGAGCGATTATGATGTGAATTTGCTCATCCAAACGATTAAGGATTTTAAAGAGCGTTATCATGATATAGAAGTGGTTTTAGAGCCTGGGGAAGCCATAGGGTGGCAATGTGGGTTTTTGATCGCAAGCGTGATAGACATCGTTAAAAACGATCAAGAAATTGCGATTTTAGACGCTTCTTTTAGCGCTCACATGCCCGATTGCTTGGAAATGCCTTATCGCCCTAGCATCCTTAAAGTTTCCGTAGAAAATGATGAAGAGCTTGTTGAAGTTGAAAAGGGCGAAAATCAAGGGGCGTTTTCTTACTTTTTAGGCGGTCCTACTTGTTTAGCGGGGGATTTTATGGGGAGTTTTAGCTTTGAGACGCCTTTAAAAAGGGGCGATAAAATCGTGTTTCAAGACATGCTCCATTATACGATTGTCAAAAACAACTCGTTTAATGGCGTGCCACTCCCAAGCTTGGCTAGATTGGATCAACAAGGGTTTAAAATCCTTAAAAACTTTTCTTATGAAGATTATAAAAACAGAAATTAA
- a CDS encoding universal stress protein: MNILFGISDTQECYNAIKFAVKLAHSLKEVRFTLLHVSMEVFIYSESGMMDYGQTEALEEEKAKALLKQFEDAFKKENIECESVLKSGDLIDVVLDMAKDYDLLLIGASESNLLYRLFISHQNSLVEQSSIPVVIAK; encoded by the coding sequence ATGAATATTTTATTTGGGATTAGCGACACGCAAGAATGTTATAACGCTATTAAATTCGCTGTCAAGTTAGCCCATTCGCTTAAAGAGGTCCGTTTCACCTTGTTGCATGTGAGCATGGAAGTGTTTATTTATAGCGAAAGTGGGATGATGGATTATGGCCAGACAGAAGCCTTAGAAGAAGAAAAAGCTAAGGCTTTGTTAAAGCAATTTGAAGACGCTTTCAAAAAAGAAAATATAGAGTGCGAGAGCGTTCTAAAAAGCGGCGATTTGATTGATGTGGTCTTGGATATGGCGAAGGATTATGATTTGTTATTGATCGGGGCGAGCGAATCTAATTTGTTGTATCGTTTGTTCATTTCGCACCAAAATAGCCTTGTTGAACAATCCAGTATCCCTGTTGTGATCGCTAAGTAG
- a CDS encoding SabA family sialic acid-binding adhesin: MKKKFLSLTLGSLLVSTLSAEDNGFFVSAGYQIGESSQMVKNTKGIQDLSDSYERLNHLLTSYSALNTLIRQSTDSNAINNARTNLDASAKNLISDKASSPAYQAVLLALNAAAGLWQVMSYAISPCGPGKDSNKNGGVQTFENTPTNQWGGTTITCNTTGYEPGPYSIISTENYAKINKAYQIIQKAFGASGKDIPALSDTNTELKFTINGSNNSNNNKEEIITKNNAQILLEQASTIITTLNSACPWINNGGKGGASSGSLWEGIHLKGDGSACGIFKNEISAIQDMIKNAQIAVEQSKIVATNAQNQDNLDTGKAFNPYKDADFSQSMFANARAQVEILNRVQAVVKDFERIPAAFVKDSLGVCHEVQNGHLRGTPSGTVTSNTWGAGCAYVGETVTNLKNSIAHFGDQAQQIHNAQDLAYTLANFSSQYKKLGEHYDSITAAISSLPDAQSLQNVVSKKTNPNSPQGIQDNYYIDSNIHSQVQSRTQELGSNPFRRAGLIAASTTNNGAMNGIGFQVGYKQFFGKNKRWGARYYGFVDYNHTYNKSQFFNASSDVWTYGVGSDLLVNFINDKATKHNKISFGAFGGIQLAGTSWLNSQFVNLANVNNYYKAKINTSNFQFLFNLGLRTNLARNKRRGADHSAQHGMELGVKIPTINTNYYSLLGTTLQYRRLYSVYLNYVFAY, translated from the coding sequence ATGAAGAAAAAATTTCTGTCATTAACCTTAGGTTCGCTTTTAGTTTCCACTTTAAGCGCTGAAGACAACGGCTTTTTTGTGAGCGCGGGCTATCAAATCGGTGAATCCTCTCAAATGGTGAAAAACACTAAAGGCATTCAAGATCTTTCAGATAGCTATGAAAGATTGAACCATCTTTTAACGAGTTACAGCGCCCTAAACACTCTCATCAGGCAGTCCACCGACTCCAACGCTATCAATAACGCAAGGACTAATTTGGATGCGAGCGCGAAGAATTTAATCAGTGATAAAGCTAGCTCCCCGGCGTATCAAGCGGTGCTTTTAGCGCTCAATGCGGCAGCGGGGTTGTGGCAAGTCATGAGCTATGCGATCAGCCCTTGTGGCCCTGGCAAAGACAGCAACAAAAATGGGGGCGTTCAAACCTTTGAAAACACACCAACAAATCAATGGGGAGGGACTACCATTACTTGTAACACTACTGGATATGAACCAGGACCATATAGTATTATATCCACTGAAAATTACGCGAAAATCAATAAAGCCTATCAAATCATCCAAAAGGCTTTTGGAGCAAGTGGGAAGGATATTCCTGCCTTAAGCGACACCAACACCGAACTTAAATTTACAATCAATGGGAGCAACAATAGCAATAATAATAAAGAAGAAATTATTACAAAAAATAACGCTCAAATTCTTTTAGAACAGGCTAGCACCATTATAACTACCCTTAATAGCGCATGCCCATGGATCAATAATGGTGGTAAAGGTGGTGCAAGCAGTGGTAGTTTATGGGAAGGAATACATTTGAAAGGCGATGGGAGCGCGTGCGGGATTTTTAAAAATGAAATCAGCGCGATTCAAGACATGATCAAAAACGCTCAAATAGCCGTAGAGCAATCCAAAATCGTTGCCACAAACGCGCAAAACCAGGACAACCTGGACACTGGGAAAGCATTCAACCCCTATAAAGACGCTGACTTTTCTCAAAGCATGTTCGCTAACGCTAGAGCGCAAGTGGAGATTTTAAACCGCGTCCAAGCAGTGGTGAAGGACTTTGAAAGAATCCCTGCAGCGTTCGTGAAAGACTCTTTAGGGGTGTGTCATGAAGTGCAAAATGGCCATCTCCGTGGCACGCCATCTGGCACGGTCACTTCTAACACTTGGGGAGCCGGCTGCGCGTATGTGGGAGAGACCGTAACGAATCTAAAAAACAGCATCGCTCATTTTGGCGACCAAGCACAGCAAATCCATAACGCGCAAGACCTCGCCTACACTTTAGCGAACTTCAGCAGCCAGTATAAAAAGCTAGGCGAACATTATGACAGCATCACAGCAGCCATTTCAAGCTTGCCTGACGCTCAATCTTTGCAAAATGTGGTGAGCAAAAAAACTAACCCTAACAGCCCGCAAGGCATACAGGATAACTACTACATTGACTCCAATATCCATTCTCAAGTGCAATCTAGGACTCAAGAGTTAGGCAGTAACCCTTTCAGACGCGCCGGGCTAATCGCCGCTTCTACCACCAATAACGGCGCGATGAATGGGATTGGCTTTCAAGTGGGCTATAAGCAATTCTTTGGGAAAAACAAACGATGGGGTGCAAGATACTACGGCTTTGTGGATTACAACCACACCTATAATAAATCCCAATTTTTCAACGCCTCTTCTGATGTTTGGACTTATGGCGTGGGGAGCGATTTGTTAGTGAATTTCATCAACGATAAAGCCACTAAACACAATAAAATTTCTTTTGGTGCGTTTGGCGGTATCCAACTAGCAGGGACTTCATGGCTTAATTCTCAATTCGTGAATTTGGCGAATGTGAATAACTACTATAAGGCTAAAATCAACACCTCCAACTTCCAATTCTTATTCAATCTGGGCTTAAGGACCAATCTCGCTAGAAATAAGAGAAGAGGTGCTGATCATTCCGCGCAACATGGCATGGAATTAGGCGTGAAGATCCCCACGATCAACACGAATTACTATTCTTTGCTAGGCACTACCTTGCAATACAGAAGGCTTTATAGCGTGTATCTCAACTATGTGTTTGCTTACTAA
- a CDS encoding citrate synthase, translating into MSVTLINNENNERYEFETIECTRGPKAVDFSKLFETTGFFSYDPGYSSTAGCQSKISYINGKKGELYYRGHRIEDLVAKYKYVDVCKLLLTGELPKNQEESLEFELELRHRSFVHESLLNMFSAFPTNAHPMAKLSSGVSILSTLYSTHQNMHTEEDYQTMARRIVAKIPTLAAICYRNEVGAPIIYPDIARSYVENILFMLRGYPYSRLKHTTQGEVEITPLEVEAFDKILTLHADHSQNASSTTVRNVASTGVHPYAAISAGISALWGHLHGGANEKVLLQLEEIGDVKNVDKYIARVKDKNDNFKLMGFGHRVYKSYDPRAKILKGLKDELHQKGVKMDERLSEIAAKVEEIALKDEYFIERNLYPNVDFYSGTILRALKIPVRFFTPVFVIGRTVGWCAQLLEHVKSPQARITRPRQVYVGD; encoded by the coding sequence ATGTCTGTTACTTTAATCAATAATGAAAATAATGAACGCTATGAATTTGAAACGATTGAATGCACTCGTGGGCCTAAAGCGGTGGATTTTTCCAAGCTTTTTGAAACGACCGGGTTTTTTTCTTACGATCCAGGGTATTCTTCCACCGCCGGGTGCCAATCTAAGATCAGCTATATCAATGGCAAAAAAGGCGAATTGTATTACAGAGGGCATAGAATAGAAGATTTAGTCGCCAAATACAAATATGTAGATGTGTGCAAATTGCTCCTCACAGGGGAATTGCCTAAAAATCAAGAAGAAAGCTTGGAATTTGAATTAGAATTGCGCCACAGAAGCTTTGTGCATGAGAGCTTGTTAAACATGTTTTCAGCTTTCCCCACTAACGCCCACCCTATGGCGAAACTCTCTAGCGGCGTGTCTATTTTATCCACCCTTTATTCCACGCACCAAAACATGCACACTGAAGAAGATTACCAGACTATGGCTAGAAGGATTGTCGCTAAAATCCCCACGCTTGCGGCTATTTGCTATCGTAATGAAGTGGGAGCACCCATTATTTATCCGGATATCGCACGCTCTTATGTGGAAAATATCCTTTTCATGTTAAGAGGGTATCCTTATAGCCGATTAAAACACACCACTCAAGGCGAAGTGGAAATCACGCCCCTAGAAGTGGAAGCCTTTGATAAAATCCTAACCTTACACGCTGATCACAGCCAAAACGCCTCTTCTACCACGGTAAGGAATGTCGCTAGCACCGGCGTGCATCCTTATGCAGCCATAAGCGCGGGCATTAGCGCTTTATGGGGGCATTTGCATGGCGGAGCGAATGAAAAAGTGCTTTTGCAATTAGAAGAAATCGGCGATGTGAAAAATGTGGATAAATATATTGCACGCGTGAAAGACAAAAACGACAATTTCAAACTCATGGGCTTTGGGCATAGGGTGTATAAAAGCTACGATCCGCGTGCAAAAATCTTAAAAGGCTTAAAAGACGAACTGCACCAAAAAGGCGTTAAGATGGACGAGAGGTTGAGCGAAATCGCTGCGAAAGTGGAAGAAATCGCGCTAAAAGACGAGTATTTCATTGAAAGGAATCTCTACCCTAATGTAGATTTCTACTCCGGCACGATTTTAAGGGCTTTAAAAATCCCGGTGCGTTTTTTCACGCCGGTGTTTGTCATTGGCCGAACCGTAGGCTGGTGCGCTCAGCTTTTAGAGCATGTCAAAAGCCCGCAAGCTAGGATCACGCGCCCAAGACAAGTCTATGTAGGGGATTAA